TTTTGCATAAAATGTTCCCATAAACTCACCTCCTTCACAGTTGCTCACGACAACGAGGTCGCGGGTTTGAGCCATTCCACCAAACGTTTTTCAATTGGAAATTCATAAAAATCCTTTTCGCAACGCAAGCGTGCCAGCCGTTTGATCGGCCATTTCAACAAACTGCCGTTCTCCGACCAGGCGAAGCGCTGATAAAATTTAAAGCGCTGCACGCGCTCCCATTTTTCTTGCGGCACCCACGGACCGTAGGATTCGACGTAATCGAATGCCGCCCATTCTTCGAGCGATTGTGGCATGGGATAGCCGCTGTCGCGCACGAGATCGGCAATCGGCGAGCCGGGATAAGGTTGATAGAAAAAAATCACGGTTTCGAATTTTGGGCTCATCGCGCGCAAACGCTTGACGGCCTGCAAACTCGCCTCGACGCTCTCCGGAGATTCCTGCGGAAATCCCACGATGAACGGAAATATCGCGCCCAAGTCGAAACGCTTGCAGCGTTCCGCGGTCTCAAAAACCTGTTCGATCGTAATGTCTTTCTTCAACCAATTCAATGTTTGTTGATCGCCGGATTCCACCCCTATCATCACGCGGCGCAAGCCGGAGCGCTTGCACAGGGCAAAGAGATCATCGGACATGCGCACGCCCTGATCCGCGCGCAGTGTGCCCGCCCAACTGAATTTCAGATTGCGCCGCAAAAGCTCTTCGGCAATGGCCGCGACGCGATCGGCATAGGTAAAGAACGTTTCGTCTTGAAAGTTGAGATCATCGAAAGGAAAACGATGCCAAAGATGTTCGAGTTCTGCTCCCATGCGTTCCGGCGCGATCGCGTTCCACTTGCGCTTGAAGACGTAGGGGTCGGCGCAAAAGGCACAGCGAAAATAGCAGCCAATCGATGAGATGTAATCGAGTTGGCGGTGATTTTTGCGGGCGTAATATTTTTCCACTGGAATCAATTCGTAACGCGCCGGCGGAAAATCATTCATGTCGCGCAATGGGCGAGCGGCATTTTGATAAATGGTTTTGCCCTCACGAAAAGCTATGCCGGCAACTGACCGCAAGTTTTCGTTTGCGGCAAATTTTTCAACTAATTCGCGAAACGTTTCCTCGCCCTGGCCTTGCACCGTGATGTCGATGGCTCGTTCCGCCAAACATTCCGTTGGAAAAAGCGAGGGATGCCAGCCGCCCCAGACAATGGGCAAATCCGGGCGCAGCGCTTTGACGGCGCGCGAGACATGCAGCGCATCACGAATCGGCGCGCCAGTGAGCACGGAAAGGCCCAGGCAAAGGGCATCCTGCAGATGTGGCTGCAACACGCGCAGCGGATCGTCTTGGAGCCGGCCGTCGACGATGATCACCTCGAAGCGCTCAGGATCGAGATTCGAAGCAATCGCCAGCAAGCCCAGCGGCATGGTGAAAAACACGGATCTGGGATTGTAAAGCAAAATTTTTGATTTTGTGGTGGTCATTTATTTTATAATTTGCATCAAATCGGCGGATTGTTTAATTTTGGTGCACATTTTCGTAGAAGACCAATTCAACTCTTGGAGGGTTTTATGACTGCTGAAACGATCATTCAAAAAGTGCGCGAAGAACTCGGTACGCTCGATAAAAACGGAGAACAAACAGTCGCCGCGGTTTTGAAAGTTTTAAAACCGACAGAGCCTGGTACTCTGGAATCAACTAAAGAAACTTTTGTCAGCCGCAATATCACCTTAGAGGAATATATTGGCCTGCCGCGTCTCGAACGCCGTCGATACCAAAACGAAGCCCGCAACCACAACGCGCTCTGGATCGAAAATCAATTCAACCGGCTCGCAGCCAAATGGATCATGGTTGTCGATGGGCGCGTTGTGCAACATGGAGCAACCCTGGATAATTATCCCGAGGATGAAGAATTTTTGGAGTTTTGCCAAAAAACAGGCAAATATCCCTTCGTCTTTTTCAACAAACGCGTCTTTGCAATAGAAGAGAGCCCAACAGCATGGCATAAAACCCGCGATAATAATGATTACTATCCGGCAGCAACGATCGTGCTCTCCAATACAAGCAATCAATTTATAACTGAAGCAGATTTGGACACTGGCGCAATTGATTGTTACAGTGACCTGGAGTTGCTGCTTACGAACGGCATTATCACTGTTCGAGCGCAGGACTTCGAAGATACTTTAGAACATTTGGGTCAATCGTTCATCTATTTGGCGAAACGTGCCTGGCTCGAGTTGGCTGACGAATCAGGAAGATCGCGTCGATGGCGGACGACCATTATTTGTGTCTCAGACTGGCAGAACAGACCATTCACTGCGATCAACCCCACACGCACTTTTCTGCTCGGACGCAGTGTCTTATTGGAGCTGCGCCCGCGGGTCGTCCTCGATTTCGAGGCCCACTCTACCCAAGTTTATTACCCCGTTCAGGCTAGCTGAAATATCCTTCTCACCATTCTACTTTCCAGCGTTTCTGCTTTTTCATTAAAATTTAGCCTTTTGCTGCTCCCGCTTGGGCACGGATTTATCCGGCGGCGTCACACGAAAGAAATGCGCCAAATCCGCGGGCAAAAGGTGATGCGGCGATTTTTCGAAAATGATGTCCGATCGTTCCAACGCGCGCGCGACGAGTGCCGAGCAAATGATTTGACGCTCGAAGATAAAATTAATTCTGCTGCCCAGCAGAAGATTGATTGAAATGCTGGCAAGCGTCAAATAACCGTAGCTGTGCCGCAAGCAGGATTCTGCGAATTTCACAATCTGCTCACGGTCGCGCTCGTCGGCATAGGCGTCGATATTCACCAAATGATATTCAATATCCCTGTACTTATCGAGGTGGCTGCGGCGCACCCCCTTGCCCACGGCCTCAATCAAACCGCCATTAGTCGTGACAATCAATGCGGCGTGCGACCAGCGATTGTGCTTGCGATTTTTGCCGCGATAGCGCAAAGACTGGCCGCAGCGAATCAGGCCGTGCACCCAACTTTTTTCATGCGATAAAATGAAGTCGCCGGGCTTGAAAGAATCCGGAGGCGCGGATTCACCGGGCCCATAGCGTTTATAAGTGGAATACCGTGCGCCGGGTTTTTCCAGCTTTTTCATAGGCGGCGAAATTGAAAAACAAGGTGATCACCGAAATTTCTGAACGGCCACTGCTCTGCAATTTTTTCCTCAGACGCAATCACCTTGTGCAGCAAGCGCGCGGACCTTTTGCTGACATAAGGCGGCGGTGCCAGCAAGCCGAGACTAAATTGCCGTTCTAGAATGAACTGCGGTTCAAAGCAAGAGATGATTTGCGCAGGAGTAAAGTAATATGTTCGAATCGCATGCCGCGCCAGAGAGACGAGCGTGCCGGCGTCATCTGTTTTCCGCCGGAAGGCTTTGCGCACTTGCCCGTGCAAAAGATGATACCCAATCTCCCACGGACAAATGGGCGGCATATAAACAAACAAGACACGCGCGCCGAATTTCAAAGCGCGCGCCGCGTGTTGCGCAAATTTGTCAAGATGCGCGACGCAGTTAAGCGCGCCAAAATTGGAAAACAAGCCCTCATAAAGTCCGACCGGAGCCACGTGGCGCAGTTCTTCTGCGGCTGCCTGCACGAAGCTGACGCGGTGGGCGCAATCGGCGGCCGCCGCTTTTTCCCGGGCGATGAGCAGCATTTCAGTGGAAGGCTCAAGGCCAAGAACTTCGAAACCATGCTGCGCGAAAAACACAGCATCGGTGCCGGTGCCGCTGCCGATTTCAATCAGACGCTGGCGTCCGGCAAATGCAGCAAGCGCGGCCTGATGCACCCGGCGCCGCATCCATTGCAGAATCGGATTTTCAGCTTCAAGAATATCGTAGGAAAGCGCAATGTCATCAAAAGCGGAATGCATATTCGGACAACAAGATTTCTTCTTTACGGCTCAGAGGATTGGAATCTTACCAACTATACACTCAAAATGTTCACGGCTCAATAGCGTATTTCTGCGTTTAGAAATCAGTACAAGTCAATCTGAAGAAGCAAAATTTTGGAAGAATAAAAAAACGGGATTGATAGATATTTTCAACAACTTCGATCAAATCTATCATCAATCCCGCCTTCGGGCTTACTTCCACGACGCCATATACGCCGTCAACGCTTCCAACTCCGCTTTCGAAAGCTTCTCGCCGAACTTGGGCATGGTGGAATCTTTTACGAACTTTTGCGGATCGACAAAGTGATCGTAGAGCCATTTATAGTCGCGCTTGGCGCCAACGCCGGCGAGCGGCACACCGCTCTCGTCGCCCTTGCCTTGAATCAGATGGCAATTGCGGCACGATTCTTTGACCATCACAAGACCGGCAGTCACAAAATTCTCGGGCGCCGCATCCGCTTCTTTACGACTGGCCAAATAAGCCGTGAGCGCATCCGCTTCTTTTTCCAGAAGCTTTTTCTGCGCGCGCGGGGATTTGGCTTCGCCCAGAACCAGGGCGAGGCTCAGATCCGTGGCGTGTTTGGCGTGACCGGCAGCGTCATAGTTGTTCTTGATGGCCGTGAACTCCTTGGCGCCTTGATTGTGACAGTCGCCGCACTTTTTCAAATTATAAATACTGCGCCCAGCGAGGGCTTCAAATGAAACGACTTTCGCTTTATCCTGCGCGAACAGCGTTGCGCCGGTTAGCAGTGCAGC
This Cytophagia bacterium CHB2 DNA region includes the following protein-coding sequences:
- a CDS encoding B12-binding domain-containing radical SAM protein — its product is MTTTKSKILLYNPRSVFFTMPLGLLAIASNLDPERFEVIIVDGRLQDDPLRVLQPHLQDALCLGLSVLTGAPIRDALHVSRAVKALRPDLPIVWGGWHPSLFPTECLAERAIDITVQGQGEETFRELVEKFAANENLRSVAGIAFREGKTIYQNAARPLRDMNDFPPARYELIPVEKYYARKNHRQLDYISSIGCYFRCAFCADPYVFKRKWNAIAPERMGAELEHLWHRFPFDDLNFQDETFFTYADRVAAIAEELLRRNLKFSWAGTLRADQGVRMSDDLFALCKRSGLRRVMIGVESGDQQTLNWLKKDITIEQVFETAERCKRFDLGAIFPFIVGFPQESPESVEASLQAVKRLRAMSPKFETVIFFYQPYPGSPIADLVRDSGYPMPQSLEEWAAFDYVESYGPWVPQEKWERVQRFKFYQRFAWSENGSLLKWPIKRLARLRCEKDFYEFPIEKRLVEWLKPATSLS
- a CDS encoding methyltransferase domain-containing protein, with translation MHSAFDDIALSYDILEAENPILQWMRRRVHQAALAAFAGRQRLIEIGSGTGTDAVFFAQHGFEVLGLEPSTEMLLIAREKAAAADCAHRVSFVQAAAEELRHVAPVGLYEGLFSNFGALNCVAHLDKFAQHAARALKFGARVLFVYMPPICPWEIGYHLLHGQVRKAFRRKTDDAGTLVSLARHAIRTYYFTPAQIISCFEPQFILERQFSLGLLAPPPYVSKRSARLLHKVIASEEKIAEQWPFRNFGDHLVFQFRRL
- a CDS encoding c-type cytochrome: MIRRSLAIAFAAALLTGATLFAQDKAKVVSFEALAGRSIYNLKKCGDCHNQGAKEFTAIKNNYDAAGHAKHATDLSLALVLGEAKSPRAQKKLLEKEADALTAYLASRKEADAAPENFVTAGLVMVKESCRNCHLIQGKGDESGVPLAGVGAKRDYKWLYDHFVDPQKFVKDSTMPKFGEKLSKAELEALTAYMASWK